A single genomic interval of Pomacea canaliculata isolate SZHN2017 linkage group LG5, ASM307304v1, whole genome shotgun sequence harbors:
- the LOC112563944 gene encoding LOW QUALITY PROTEIN: ionotropic receptor 25a-like (The sequence of the model RefSeq protein was modified relative to this genomic sequence to represent the inferred CDS: inserted 1 base in 1 codon) → MWKKNPNIPSILHSFGNYSNVALPSVQFHTIIATNDSSALSQVCDELRDGVVAVVDMTSPRNAQQLRWLSGVAGLAYISVVDDSYFGNSQEHERLHARVEPTAVQMLKIVTDIVIQENLNNVALVYDDTFDIQNLPRRILVNVPAQHLYVRLDQSENATQRQVRMLKDVTIQNIFIIADTQNAQRFLLEVDKKYQKESPPIYSSLRSAHMCMLKMFYYVTFIPYDEQFVCLFVCLFVCLFVCLFVCLFVCLFVCLFAPWKESAVNCGGCRARGQLATITAEPSAVALQTFVAFMQRHVTTDDVYNSSDVKVDEAVAFDLAVLIRSSMPSVAANLVYDDCSALSSVDERDLEQSRRLIDALQQARIDGVFGAISTQDNLTSFSMTLSINKHSYKDGLQTEQVMIGSWTKTRGLNLTQSLILADRRPHYMVVTVSGNHPFVYKDIPANFREGPSYYGYCIELLQLIAKQLQFNYTIYESPDGKFGTMDDNGKWSGMIGELIEKRADMAVGPISIMAERESVVDFTVPYYDLVGLNLLMRKPTVDYSLVKFLSVLDENVWGCIIAAFLVFSVLIWLFDKXQPYSHQNTRKESKEGQQEARVFTFKEGIWFCLMSLTPQGGGETPRAFSGRLVAATWWLFGFIIIATYTANLAAFLTVSRLETSIESLDDLSKQFKVKYAPMNGSSAQTYFSRMAEIEQTFYKIWKDMSLSNSISPLERARLAVWDYPVSDKYTKLWNNMQANTFPRSTNEAIEMVLNGDFALISDATTNKYATYTNCELMVVGEEFSRKPYAFAVQEGSPLRDEVSNVILQLINQRQLEDMKSRWWLRDKLNCPDIEDESDGISIRNIGGVFLVIAVGSAIALVVLVMECYWYRCRLKRKQPSDASSRTTLTQDGASDVSQASTSERGKLKAVDRPTNGQPSATREVLFEMTDQM, encoded by the exons ATGTGGAAGAAGAACCCCAACATTCCCTCCATACTGCACAGCTTCGGGAACTATTCGAATGTGGCTTTACCATCAGTTCAGTTCCACACCATCATTGCCACTAACGACTCCTCAGCTCTTAGCCAAG TCTGTGACGAACTGAGAGACGGTGTAGTTGCTGTCGTGGACATGACGTCACCTCGCAACGCTCAACAGCTGCGGTGGTTGTCGGGTGTTGCTGGTCTCGCCTACATCTCCGTCGTGGACGACTCGTACTTCGGTAACAGTCAAGAACACGAGCGCCTGCATGCGAGAGTCGAGCCGACGGCGGTGCAGATGCTAAAGATCGTCACCGACATCGTCATCCAAGAAAACCTCAACAACGTGGCCTTGGTCTACGACGATACGTTTG ACATCCAGAACCTGCCGCGCAGGATCCTGGTCAACGTTCCGGCTCAGCACCTGTACGTGAGGTTGGACCAATCGGAGAACGCGACACAACGGCAAGTGAGGATGTTAAAGGACGTCACCATCCAGAACATCTTCATCATCGCCGACACCCAGAATGCCCAACGGTTTCTGCTAGAG GTTGACAAGAAATACCAGAAAGAAAGTCCCCCAATATATTCCTCCTTACGAAG TGCACACATGtgtatgttaaaaatgttttattacgTAACTTTCATTCCATATGAcgaacagtttgtttgtttgtttgtttgtttgtttgtttgtttgtttgtttgtttgtttgtttgtttgtttgtttgtttgtttgtttgtttgtttgctcccTGGAAGGAGAGCGCTGTGAACTGTGGCGGATGTCGAGCGCGTGGGCAACTAGCGACGATAACGGCCGAACCGTCTGCCGTCGCCCTCCAAACGTTTGTCGCCTTCATGCAGCGTCATGTGACCACAGATGACGTGTATAACTCTAGTGACGTCAAG gtTGACGAAGCTGTGGCCTTTGACCTGGCTGTCCTTATCCGCTCATCAATGCCCTCGGTGGCTGCCAATCTGGTCTACGACGACTGCAGTGCCCTTAGCTCTGTGGATGAAAGAGATTTAGAACAGAGCAGACGACTCATTGATGCTCTGCAGCAA gcAAGAATTGATGGTGTCTTTGGAGCGATCTCGACACAAGACAACCTCACCAGCTTCTCCATGACATtgtcaataaacaaacactcGTACAAGGATGGTCTGCAAACAGAGCAAGTGATG ATTGGGTCCTGGACTAAAACAAGGGGTTTGAACCTCACACAGTCTTTGATTCTCGCCGACCGCAGGCCGCACTACATGGTGGTCACCGTGTCTGGG AATCATCCTTTCGTCTACAAAGATATCCCAGCGAACTTCAGGGAAGGTCCAAGTTACTATGGTTACTGTATCGAGCTCCTACAACTCATCGCGAAGCAACTGCAGTTCAACTACACTATCTACGAAAGCCCGGATGGAAAGTTTGGAACAATGGACGACAACGGAAAATGGAGCGGGATGATTGGGGAGTTGATTGAAAAG AGAGCAGACATGGCGGTGGGTCCTATATCCATCAtggcggagagagagagcgtggtGGACTTCACGGTCCCCTACTATGACCTGGTGGGTCTCAACCTCTTGATGCGCAAGCCCACGGTAGACTACAGCCTCGTCAAGTTCCTCAGCGTGCTGGACGAGAACGTCTGGGGCTGCATCATCGCCGCTTTCCTCGTCTTCAGCGTCCTCATCTGGCTCTTCGACA TTCAGCCCTACAGCCATCAAAACACTCGCAAAGAGTCGAAGGAGGGGCAGCAGGAGGCGCGGGTGTTCACGTTCAAGGAGGGCATCTGGTTCTGCTTGATGTCTCTGACTCCACAAG GTGGCGGGGAGACTCCGCGAGCTTTCTCTGGGCGCTTGGTGGCCGCCACCTGGTGGTTGTTCggcttcatcatcatcgccacCTACACAGCCAACCTGGCCGCCTTCCTGACCGTCTCCCGCCTCGAGACTTCCATCGAGTCTCTTGACGACCTCTCCAAGCAGTTTAAGGTCAAGTATGCTCCAATGAACGGCAGCTCTGCTCAAACCTACTTCTCGCGCATGGCCGAGATTGAGCAAACCTTTTACAA GATCTGGAAAGACATGAGCCTGAGTAACAGCATCAGCCCCCTAGAGAGAGCCAGGTTGGCCGTGTGGGACTATCCTGTCAGCgacaagtacaccaagctgtgGAACAACATGCAGGCCAACACGTTCCCACGAAGCACTAACGAGGCCATCGAGATGGTTCTCAACGGGGACTTCGCCTTGATAT CGGATGCGACTACTAATAAGTATGCCACGTACACCAACTGTGAACTGATGGTGGTGGGAGAGGAGTTCTCTCGCAAACCCTACGCCTTCGCCGTGCAAGAGGGCTCACCCCTTCGTGATGAAGTGTCCAACGT CATCCTGCAGCTCATCAACCAGCGGCAGCTGGAGGACATGAAGAGCAGATGGTGGCTGCGGGACAAGCTGAACTGTCCAGACATCGAAGATGAGAGCGACGGCATCAGCATTCGAAACATCGGCGGCGTCTTCCTTGTCATCGCCGTCGGTTCAGCCATTGCTCTCGTCGTTCTGGTGATGGAATGCTACTG GTACAGATGCCGACTCAAGAGGAAGCAACCCTCGGACGCCAGCAGCAGGACAACTCTGACGCAAGATGGCGCCTCGGACGTGTCACAGGCCAGCACATCAGAGCGTGGCAAGCTGAAAGCTGTGGACAGACCCACGAACGGACAGCCATCGGCCACGCGCGAGGTGCTTTTTGAGATGACAGATCAGATGTAG
- the LOC112565150 gene encoding pro-resilin-like isoform X1: MGRFMHQALCLLWVAPVLSIFRGNDYRRNSLVGRYRYVSPSSPTYYPVPGAPASTYPHPPVYPSSGDKYPESYPTHPTPYYPPSEYNAPPKPYGSDQYSNQEYEAPKSSLYPVDYGKLQAAGNGDYRQSGYSSDHTAKSAEYEDSYTSVAYDSRTAAARSNIPLKSSSNDDYKLSGNDYKSSGNVYKSSGNDYKSSGNDYKSSGNDYKSSGSDYKSSGSDYKSSGNDYKSSGNDYKSSGNDYKSSGNDYKSSGNDYKSSGNDYKSSGSDYKSSGNDYKSSGNDYKSSGNDYKPSGNDYKPSGNDYKSSGNDYKSSGNDYKSSGNDYKSSGNDYKSSGSDYKSSGNDYKSSGNDYKSSGNDYKSSGNDYKSSGNDYKSSGNDYKSSGSDYKSSGNDYKSSGSDYKSSGNDYKSSGNDYKSSGYDNSKSASYVVPKSSDYDDYKPSGNDYKPSGYASAYGSSEYGGNLGTSLGSQIVKFGNGYTSLRRLEATDANNDLYLSSGSTNYLYILQKYGMKEDPCKHGVRAFPVWDVCFAYFTCEVDGYGKANGVKWHDCGDGNRFDAGQGRCVSDPTCKSACQNAPHIKPTYDPYKFVLGDKVMDCAAGTYFDFRQCTCDHIRLRDY, encoded by the exons ATGGGCAGGTTCATGCATCAAGCTTTGTGTCTGCTCTGGGTGGCACCAGTCCTCAGCATTTTCCGAGGGAACGACTACCGTCGCAACTCCCTCGTCGGCCGTTACAGATATGTATCTCCATCTTCCCCCACGTACTACCCTGTCCCCGGCGCTCCCGCATCTACTTACCCCCACCCTCCAGTCTATCCCTCGTCTGGGGATAAGTACCCTGAGAGTTATCCTACCCATCCCACCCCTTACTACCCTCCCTCGGAATACAATGCGCCTCCTAAGCCTTATGGATCGGATCAGTACAGTAACCAGGAGTACGAAGCTCCTAAGTCATCTTTGTACCCTGTAGACTATGGCAAACTGCAGGCTGCCGGCAACGGCGATTACAGGCAATCAGGGTACAGCAGCGACCACACAGCCAAATCGGCAGAATATGAAGACAGCTACACATCTGTAGCATACGATAGCAGAACCGCAGCTGCAAGAAGCAATATTCCTCTCAAATCTTCAAGCAATGACGACTACAAACTTTCAGGCAATGACTACAAATCTTCAGGCAATGTCTACAAATCTTCAGGCAATGACTACAAATCTTCGGGCAATGACTACAAATCTTCAGGCAATGACTACAAATCTTCAGGCTCTGACTACAAATCTTCAGGCTCTGACTACAAATCTTCAGGCAATGACTACAAATCTTCGGGCAATGACTACAAATCTTCCGGCAATGACTATAAATCTTCAGGTAATGACTACAAATCTTCAGGCAATGACTACAAATCTTCGGGCAATGACTACAAATCTTCAGGCTCTGACTACAAATCTTCCGGCAATGACTATAAATCTTCAGGCAATGACTATAAATCTTCAGGCAATGACTACAAACCTTCAGGCAATGACTACAAACCTTCCGGCAATGACTACAAATCTTCCGGCAATGACTACAAATCTTCAGGCAATGACTACAAATCTTCAGGCAATGACTACAAATCTTCGGGCAATGACTATAAATCTTCAGGCTCTGACTATAAATCTTCAGGCAATGACTACAAATCTTCAGGCAATGACTATAAATCTTCAGGCAATGACTATAAATCTTCAGGCAATGACTACAAATCTTCAGGCAATGACTATAAATCTTCAGGCAATGACTACAAATCTTCAGGCTCTGACTATAAATCTTCAGGCAATGACTATAAATCTTCAGGCTCTGACTACAAATCTTCAGGCAATGACTACAAATCTTCAGGCAATGACTATAAATCTTCAGGCTATGACAACTCCAAGTCTGCAAGCTATGTTGTCCCCAAGTCTTCAGACTATGACGACTACAAACCTTCAGGCAATGACTACAAACCTTCAGGCTATGCTAGCGCCTATGGGTCCTCGGAGTACGGCGGGAATTTGGGTACCTCCCTCGGGTCCCAGATTGTTAAGTTCGGCAATGGCTACACTTCGCTGCGCAGGCTCGAAGCAACAGACGCAAACAACGATCTGTACTTGTCCTCCGGATCCACCAACTACCTCTACATCCTCCAGAAGTATGGGATGAAGGAAG ACCCTTGCAAGCACGGGGTGAGGGCTTTCCCGGTGTGGGACGTGTGTTTCGCCTACTTCACGTGCGAGGTCGACGGGTACGGCAAGGCCAACGGGGTCAAGTGGCATGACTGCGGGGACGGCAACAGGTTTGATGCTGGCCAAGGCCGGTGTGTGTCGGACCCCACCTGCAAGTCAG CTTGCCAGAACGCTCCTCACATCAAGCCGACCTATGACCCGTACAAGTTTGTTCTTGGCGACAAGGTGATGGACTGTGCAGCCGGCACCTACTTCGACTTCcgccagtgcacgtgcgacCACATCAG ACTACGAGACTACTGA
- the LOC112565150 gene encoding uncharacterized protein LOC112565150 isoform X2 encodes MGRFMHQALCLLWVAPVLSIFRGNDYRRNSLVGRYRYVSPSSPTYYPVPGAPASTYPHPPVYPSSGDKYPESYPTHPTPYYPPSEYNAPPKPYGSDQYSNQEYEAPKSSLYPVDYGKLQAAGNGDYRQSGYSSDHTAKSAEYEDSYTSVAYDSRTAAARSNIPLKSSSNDDYKLSGNDYKSSGNVYKSSGNDYKSSGNDYKSSGNDYKSSGSDYKSSGSDYKSSGNDYKSSGNDYKSSGNDYKSSGNDYKSSGNDYKSSGNDYKSSGSDYKSSGNDYKSSGNDYKSSGNDYKPSGNDYKPSGNDYKSSGNDYKSSGNDYKSSGNDYKSSGNDYKSSGSDYKSSGNDYKSSGNDYKSSGNDYKSSGNDYKSSGNDYKSSGNDYKSSGYDNSKSASYVVPKSSDYDDYKPSGNDYKPSGYASAYGSSEYGGNLGTSLGSQIVKFGNGYTSLRRLEATDANNDLYLSSGSTNYLYILQKYGMKEDPCKHGVRAFPVWDVCFAYFTCEVDGYGKANGVKWHDCGDGNRFDAGQGRCVSDPTCKSACQNAPHIKPTYDPYKFVLGDKVMDCAAGTYFDFRQCTCDHIRLRDY; translated from the exons ATGGGCAGGTTCATGCATCAAGCTTTGTGTCTGCTCTGGGTGGCACCAGTCCTCAGCATTTTCCGAGGGAACGACTACCGTCGCAACTCCCTCGTCGGCCGTTACAGATATGTATCTCCATCTTCCCCCACGTACTACCCTGTCCCCGGCGCTCCCGCATCTACTTACCCCCACCCTCCAGTCTATCCCTCGTCTGGGGATAAGTACCCTGAGAGTTATCCTACCCATCCCACCCCTTACTACCCTCCCTCGGAATACAATGCGCCTCCTAAGCCTTATGGATCGGATCAGTACAGTAACCAGGAGTACGAAGCTCCTAAGTCATCTTTGTACCCTGTAGACTATGGCAAACTGCAGGCTGCCGGCAACGGCGATTACAGGCAATCAGGGTACAGCAGCGACCACACAGCCAAATCGGCAGAATATGAAGACAGCTACACATCTGTAGCATACGATAGCAGAACCGCAGCTGCAAGAAGCAATATTCCTCTCAAATCTTCAAGCAATGACGACTACAAACTTTCAGGCAATGACTACAAATCTTCAGGCAATGTCTACAAATCTTCAGGCAATGACTACAAATCTTCGGGCAATGACTACAAATCTTCAGGCAATGACTACAAATCTTCAGGCTCTGACTACAAATCTTCAGGCTCTGACTACAAATCTTCAGGCAATGACTACAAATCTTCGGGCAATGACTACAAATCTTCCGGCAATGACTATAAATCTTCAGGTAATGACTACAAATCTTCAGGCAATGACTACAAATCTTCGGGCAATGACTACAAATCTTCAGGCTCTGACTACAAATCTTCCGGCAATGACTATAAATCTTCAGGCAATGACTATAAATCTTCAGGCAATGACTACAAACCTTCAGGCAATGACTACAAACCTTCCGGCAATGACTACAAATCTTCCGGCAATGACTACAAATCTTCAGGCAATGACTACAAATCTTCAGGCAATGACTACAAATCTTCGGGCAATGACTATAAATCTTCAGGCTCTGACTATAAATCTTCAGGCAATGACTACAAATCTTCAGGCAATGACTATAAATCTTCAGGCAATGACTATAAATCTTCAGGCAATGACTACAAATCTTCAGGCAATGACTATAAATCTTCAGGCAATGACTACAAATCTTCAG GCTATGACAACTCCAAGTCTGCAAGCTATGTTGTCCCCAAGTCTTCAGACTATGACGACTACAAACCTTCAGGCAATGACTACAAACCTTCAGGCTATGCTAGCGCCTATGGGTCCTCGGAGTACGGCGGGAATTTGGGTACCTCCCTCGGGTCCCAGATTGTTAAGTTCGGCAATGGCTACACTTCGCTGCGCAGGCTCGAAGCAACAGACGCAAACAACGATCTGTACTTGTCCTCCGGATCCACCAACTACCTCTACATCCTCCAGAAGTATGGGATGAAGGAAG ACCCTTGCAAGCACGGGGTGAGGGCTTTCCCGGTGTGGGACGTGTGTTTCGCCTACTTCACGTGCGAGGTCGACGGGTACGGCAAGGCCAACGGGGTCAAGTGGCATGACTGCGGGGACGGCAACAGGTTTGATGCTGGCCAAGGCCGGTGTGTGTCGGACCCCACCTGCAAGTCAG CTTGCCAGAACGCTCCTCACATCAAGCCGACCTATGACCCGTACAAGTTTGTTCTTGGCGACAAGGTGATGGACTGTGCAGCCGGCACCTACTTCGACTTCcgccagtgcacgtgcgacCACATCAG ACTACGAGACTACTGA